From a single Nissabacter sp. SGAir0207 genomic region:
- the fabY gene encoding fatty acid biosynthesis protein FabY, translating into MYHLRVPVTEQELKAYYQFRWEMLRKPLRQPLGSEKDAYDAMAHHQMVVDEHGKTVAIGRLYINADNEAAIRFLAVDPAVQGKGLGTLVAMTLESVARQEGVKRVVCSAREDAVEFFAKLGFVNQGEIFAPQTTPVRHFLMIKPVVTLDDILHRPDWCGQLQQAWYEHIPLSEKMGVRISQYTGQRFVTTMPETGNQNPHHTLFAGSLFSLATLTGWGLIWLLLRERHLGGTIILADAHIRYSKPVTGRPRAVADLSSISGDLDRLARGRKARVQLEVALYGDEEKGAVFDGTYIVLPAMPYEPLEKGGSELRAE; encoded by the coding sequence ATGTATCACCTGCGAGTACCTGTGACTGAACAGGAGCTGAAAGCCTACTACCAGTTCCGCTGGGAGATGCTGCGCAAGCCGCTGCGCCAGCCTCTGGGATCGGAGAAAGATGCCTATGACGCCATGGCCCACCATCAGATGGTGGTGGATGAGCATGGCAAAACCGTCGCCATTGGCCGACTCTACATCAATGCCGACAATGAGGCCGCCATCCGCTTTCTGGCGGTCGATCCGGCGGTACAGGGCAAAGGGCTGGGCACGCTGGTCGCGATGACGCTGGAGTCCGTGGCGCGCCAGGAGGGAGTTAAACGGGTGGTGTGCAGCGCCCGCGAGGACGCCGTGGAGTTCTTCGCCAAACTGGGCTTCGTCAACCAAGGGGAGATTTTTGCCCCGCAGACCACGCCGGTGCGCCACTTCCTGATGATTAAGCCGGTCGTGACGCTGGATGACATCCTGCACCGTCCTGACTGGTGCGGCCAACTCCAGCAGGCGTGGTATGAGCATATCCCGCTGAGTGAAAAGATGGGCGTGCGCATCAGCCAATACACCGGCCAGCGCTTCGTCACTACCATGCCGGAGACCGGCAACCAGAACCCACACCACACGCTGTTCGCTGGCAGTCTCTTCTCGCTGGCGACCCTGACCGGCTGGGGGCTGATCTGGCTGCTGCTGCGCGAGCGCCACCTCGGCGGCACCATCATTCTGGCGGATGCCCACATCCGCTACAGCAAACCCGTGACCGGCCGTCCGCGGGCGGTGGCCGATCTCAGTTCCATCAGCGGCGATCTCGACCGGCTGGCGCGCGGCCGCAAGGCGCGGGTGCAGTTGGAGGTGGCGCTGTATGGCGATGAGGAGAAGGGCGCGGTGTTTGATGGCACCTACATTGTGCTGCCGGCGATGCCCTACGAACCGCTGGAGAAGGGCGGCTCCGAGCTGCGTGCCGAGTAG
- the dtd gene encoding D-aminoacyl-tRNA deacylase: protein MIALIQRVLQASVTVEGEVCGEIGPGLLVLLGVEQGDDEQKATRLCERVLGYRIFSDENDKMNLNVQQAGGSVLVVSQFTLAADTQKGMRPSFSRGAVPDEAKRLYDYFTGQCRERGIATETGRFAADMKVSLVNDGPVTFWLQV, encoded by the coding sequence ATGATTGCATTGATTCAACGGGTACTGCAGGCCAGCGTCACGGTAGAGGGCGAGGTGTGCGGCGAGATTGGGCCGGGCCTGCTGGTGCTGCTGGGGGTCGAGCAGGGGGATGACGAGCAGAAAGCGACGCGCCTCTGTGAGCGGGTGCTGGGCTACCGCATTTTCAGCGATGAGAATGACAAGATGAACCTCAACGTCCAGCAGGCCGGTGGCAGCGTGCTGGTGGTGTCGCAGTTCACACTGGCGGCAGATACACAAAAAGGGATGCGCCCAAGCTTTTCGCGCGGGGCGGTGCCTGATGAAGCCAAACGGCTGTATGACTACTTTACCGGCCAGTGCCGGGAGCGCGGCATCGCCACGGAAACCGGCCGCTTCGCCGCCGACATGAAGGTGTCGCTGGTCAACGATGGGCCAGTGACCTTCTGGTTGCAGGTGTAG
- a CDS encoding virulence factor BrkB family protein, producing MVKLTFRPERTLAIFRFSVRYLKILVKRVDHDGLTLLAGHLAYVSLLSLVPLVTVAFSLLSIFPVFSQISAQVRGFIFSNFMPAAGNNLQRYLEQFMSNTSQMTAVGTCGLIVTSLLLIAAVDSVLNKIWRSQNKRPFVYSFAVYWMVLTLGPLLVGASVAISSYLLSLNWANTHGLHSMVDQLLRVLPLLLSWISFWLLYSLVPTVRVPMRDALAGALVAGILFELSKKLFALYITLFPSYQLIYGVLAVIPILFLWVYVGWCIVLLGAEITVSLGEYRSQRRAEAIVARYERKEQ from the coding sequence ATGGTGAAGCTGACCTTTAGACCGGAGCGCACGCTGGCAATCTTCCGTTTCAGCGTGCGCTACCTGAAAATCCTGGTAAAGCGCGTCGACCACGACGGCCTGACCCTGCTGGCTGGCCACCTGGCCTATGTCTCGCTGCTGTCGCTGGTGCCGCTGGTTACTGTCGCCTTCTCCCTGCTCTCCATCTTTCCGGTCTTCTCGCAAATCAGCGCGCAGGTGCGGGGCTTTATCTTCAGCAACTTCATGCCAGCGGCCGGCAATAACCTCCAGCGCTATCTGGAGCAGTTTATGTCGAACACCAGCCAGATGACCGCTGTCGGCACCTGCGGGCTGATTGTCACCTCGCTGCTGTTGATTGCCGCCGTGGATAGCGTGCTGAACAAAATCTGGCGCAGCCAGAACAAACGGCCCTTCGTCTACTCCTTTGCCGTCTACTGGATGGTGCTGACGCTGGGGCCGCTGCTGGTGGGCGCCAGCGTGGCGATCAGCTCCTACCTGCTCTCGCTGAACTGGGCCAATACCCACGGGCTGCACAGCATGGTGGATCAGCTGTTGCGCGTACTGCCGCTGCTGCTCTCCTGGATCTCCTTCTGGCTGCTCTACAGTCTGGTGCCGACGGTGCGCGTGCCGATGCGCGATGCGCTGGCTGGCGCGCTGGTGGCCGGGATACTGTTCGAGCTGAGCAAAAAGCTGTTCGCCCTCTACATCACGCTGTTTCCCTCCTACCAGCTGATCTATGGTGTCCTGGCGGTAATCCCGATATTGTTCCTGTGGGTTTATGTCGGCTGGTGTATCGTGTTGCTGGGGGCGGAGATCACGGTCTCGCTCGGCGAGTACCGTAGCCAGCGCCGTGCCGAAGCCATCGTCGCCAGATATGAGAGAAAAGAGCAATGA
- the yihX gene encoding glucose-1-phosphatase — MLYIFDLGNVIVDIDFRRVLGVWSNLSGVPLAALSAGFTQGDAFHRHERGEISDEEFAALLCDELGIALSYEQFSAGWQEVFVGLRKEVIAIMQRLRQQGHRVVVLSNTNRLHSTYWPEQYPEVRAAADAIYLSQELGMRKPEPRIYQHVLQQEGVKPDQAVFFDDSLDNVEGARALGIEGVLVTDSHTVPAYFS, encoded by the coding sequence ATGTTGTATATCTTTGATTTAGGGAATGTGATTGTTGATATCGACTTCCGGCGTGTACTGGGCGTGTGGAGCAACCTGAGCGGCGTGCCGCTGGCCGCCCTGAGCGCCGGATTCACCCAAGGGGACGCCTTCCACCGCCATGAGCGCGGCGAGATCAGTGATGAGGAGTTCGCCGCGCTGCTGTGTGACGAGCTGGGCATCGCGCTGAGCTACGAGCAGTTCTCCGCCGGCTGGCAGGAGGTGTTCGTTGGCCTGCGCAAAGAGGTGATTGCCATCATGCAGCGCCTGCGCCAGCAGGGGCATCGGGTGGTGGTGCTCTCCAACACCAACCGGCTGCACAGCACTTACTGGCCGGAACAGTACCCGGAGGTACGCGCCGCCGCCGATGCCATCTACCTGTCGCAGGAGCTGGGTATGCGCAAGCCGGAGCCGCGCATCTACCAGCATGTGCTGCAACAGGAGGGGGTAAAGCCCGATCAGGCGGTCTTCTTTGATGACTCGCTGGACAATGTCGAGGGCGCGCGGGCATTGGGCATCGAAGGGGTGCTGGTGACCGACAGCCATACCGTGCCGGCCTACTTCTCCTGA